The sequence below is a genomic window from Bdellovibrionota bacterium.
AGTAAAAAGCCTTTAATTTTAGCTGGTTGCGTTCACAACGGGGCCTGGCTGGGTCCCATTCCGTTTATTTACATTCATAAATTCAATATGTTATAATTCTTCAATAAGTCGGGAGGCACTTCGAGGGACTGGCCTCTTTTTGACAGAAGCAGCTAATCCAGTAATGATTTCAAAAGACTAACCATTCTCAAGGAACGAACCCCCATGACGAAATCGGATCTGATCGAAAAGCTGTCGGAGCAGGGCAAACTTTCGAAGAAGCAGGCCGAAATGATTGTCGCGCATGTCTTCGATTCCATGACGGCTGCGATGAAAGCTGGAGATCGCATTGAAATACGGGGGTTTGGAAGCTTTAAGGTAAAGCATTACAAACCGTACGTAGGCCGGAACCCCAAAACCGGAGACAAAGTCGAAGTGAAATCGAAGAAACTTCCCTTTTTCAAAGTCGGCAAAGAACTGAAGGAAATCGTCGACGAGAAAAAGGAATCGTCACCAGGTCCGACTTCGTAGCTTCCCAAACTAAAGATTATTGAATGTAGCGTTGCGGGCTCCGGGCTCGGTGTGCCCCCCATTGGCTCGCAGAACGCTCGCAATGGGGACCCCCACCTTGCCACCGGCAACGCTACCTTGAAACGTATTCAAAGCTGCCTTTGTAAGGTCCAGCCAATCTGTGTAGAAGGAAGGACCCGCCGGGGCCGCCATGAATCATCCGTACGCAGAATTTCTCTCCCGAGTTGAGCGCCCCGCACGCTATGTCGGAGGCGAGTTCAACAGCATTGCCAAGCCGGATGTTCCCATTCGTTTCGCGCTCGCGTTTCCCGATATATACGAGATCGGGATGTCGCATCTCGGGTTTAAAATTCTCTACAACATCCTCAACAAAGAACCGGACATCGCGGCCGAACGTGTTTTTGCTCCGTGGCCCGATTTGGAAGCCGAGCTTCGCGCGCGGAAACTTCCGCTGATCTCTCTCGATACCTTTCGAAGTCTCGCCGATTTCGACGTCGTCGGTTTCTCGCTCCAGTACGAGATGACGTACACGAACGTTCTGAACATGCTCGATCTCTGTGGAATTCCGCTCCGGTCGAAAAATCGCACCGAGGAATACCCGTTGATCGTGGCCGGAGGACCTTGCGCGATGTCCCCCGAGCCGATGTCTCCGTTCATCGACGCCTTCGTTATCGGCGACGGCGAAGAAATCGCGACGGAACTGGTGCGAGCTTGGAAAGGATGGCGGCAGGAGGGTGTTTCAAGGACCGAGGCTTTAGCGAAACTGGCCACCTGGACGGGAATCTATGTGCCGAGCTGCTACGAAACGGCGATCGATTCCCGGAACGATCTGGAAGTCGTAACCGGTCCCACTTCGCCGGAAGTCCGCTTTCCGATCCAAAGGCGTGTGGTCGCGGACATCAACAAGTTTCCATTCCCCGACAAATCCCCCGTGGCATTCACCGAAGTGGTGTTCGATCGATTATCGGTGGAGTTGGCGCGCGGCTGCACGGAAGGGTGCCGGTTCTGCCAAGCCGGGATGATTTATCGGCCGGTCCGGGAGCGCGATCCGAAGCAGGTGATTCGTACGATTTTAAACGGCCTCAAAAACGGCGGGTACAGCGATGCCTCTCTTACGTGTCTCTCCACGGCGGATTATTCAGCGGTCTCGCCGCTCATTCGAGATCTGGCGCACGAACTCAAAAAGCAAAACGCGTCGCTCGGCGTCTCCTCTCTGAGAGCCTACGGCCTGCCCGAAGACGTCATGGACAAAATGGCCGAAGTGAAGGCTACCGGCCTGACGTTCGCCCCCGAAGCCGGTACTCAAAGAATGCGCGACGTGGTTGCGAAGAACATTTCGGAAGAGGAAATGGTCACGGCGGCTTGCCGGGCGTTCGAACGGGGTTGGCGGCAAGTGAAGACCTATTTCATGATCGGTCTTCCGACGGAGACGGACGATGACGTCGTCGGTATTGCGGAAACGGCGAAGAGGGTACGCCATGCCGGAAGAAAGGCTGCCGGTGGGAAACCGGCGGAAATCACGGTTTCGGTTTCGTCACATGTCCCAAAACCCCACACGCCGTTTCAGTGGGCCGGAATGGATTCGTTGGAGGAGATCGAACGCAAACAGAGGATTCTCGCGCAACTGACGCGGGCGTATCGGCTGACGTTTCGAAAACACAATGCGCTGATTAGTCGCATCGAAGGGTTTCTCTCTCGCGGTGATCGCCGGATGGGGGAAGTGATCGAGCGCGCGTTCCAGAAGGGCTGCCGGTTCGACGGCTGGGACGACCATTTGAAATTTGATCGTTGGATGGAGGCGATTTCGGAATCGGGCGTGGATGAACAGCTTTACGTCCGGCCGCTTTCGCTCGACAGCCGACTACCCTGGCAACATATCGACGTGGGTGTAACCCAGGAGTTTCTCGCCCAGGAATACAAGCGCGCGCTGGCGGGGAGATTGTCGCCTCCATGCGGAAAACCGTTCGGCGCCAAGGTCCACCATACGAATTTGGAAGAACATGAAAAGGACGATCGAAAACTGGTCTGCTACCACTGTGGAATCGCTTGCGACCTCACGCAAATGCGCACCGAACGCTCCCAATTTCTAACGGGAATGAAAGCCTTTACGCCACTACCCACCGTTAACGCCCCTGTTACGAGGAAAGTTCGGATTGAGCCGGCAACGGCGTCGCCGGGTCCGCGGTTTCGCATGAGACTCACCTATACGAAGTTGCCACCGGCATCTTACGTCTCCCATTTGGACCTGGTGCGAATGATTCAGCGGCAGGTCCGGCGGGCGGAAATCGACGTCGCCTGGACCGGAGGATTCCATCCTCGCCCCGACATGGAATTCGGCCCGGCGCTTTCGCTCGGGGTTCCAAGTATCGGTGAAATCGTGGATGTGGTTCTGAGGGAGGAGTACGAACCGAACGACCTGATTCGCCGGCTTAATCCCGTGTCCGATGCCGGCGTTCAATACCTTGCGGCCGAACCCGTCGCTGAAGGGTCAAAATCGCTTTCGGCCTCCGTCGTTTCCGCCGATTACGTGATGTCGCTGCCCGAGTCAGTCTTGGAGGGCGTGTGCGCGCGATTGGGGAGTGATGAACCGTTCGTGATTGAACGGACCAAGAACGGTAAGACGCGATCGATGAATCTGCGTGACGATCTAATGGGGTTCGAACCATTCCCATCCATGGACCTGCCGGATGGATTGCGAGAGACGCTATCGGGTCATCTCATTCGTATCCGTTTGGCGATTCGTCCGGAGGGGAGCATTCACATGCGGGAGGTGATCGAGAAGCTAATCGGTGCCGGTGCCGCAGGGGCACCGTATGCCCGAATTCGGTTGAACTTGGGAGAATCGACTCCGCATGACGTGGGTCGTTCACGCCCAGCGGCGAATCTTATGACAATTGTCTCCCCGTTATTGAATTTGGAAAACCCCCTTTAAATCTTCGGTCTGGGAGAGCTCGCAATCGTTGTTCGAAATCGAAACAACTCGGAATTGATAAAACATTCCCGACTCGAGTACGGTTGTCCCTCCATAAGGCACCGACGGATCGTCGCCGCTGTGACCGGCCTCATCGGTTTCCCACACTTTGTTCCCGAACGAATCGAGCACCGTCAAGTGGTAGCTCTTCTCCGACGAATCGTCGACCCACGAAAACGTCGGTGTTCCGCTCACGACCTCGGGGCCGCTCGCTCCCGGGCTGATCACGTCGAGAGCGCCTGTAATTTTAAAACCGGAAGAGAGATCGACACTCTCGCCGGCGGCAAAGGCCTGGTGCAATATGTCTGTCCCTGCAATACAGGTATCGGGATCGCGGACCAAGGCGTCGTTTTCGAATGCGGCGAGGACAACGTAATTCCCCACGGGAATTCCGGTGATTGTAAACGCTCCGCTCACATTTGGGTCGGTCCCCGGGTCCGGGGCGCGAAGGCCGGGAACCGCGTCACCTCGAACGAGCGCACTGTTAAATGTCGACTCGGCAACCAAGATTATGGACGTCGCGTCCCCTGAACCGGGGTTCACGATTTGGACGTTCCCGTTCAATGTCGCCGCCGCCTCACCGTTGAGCGCCAAATTCACTTCGGCGTCTTGGCCGTCAGTCAAATCGACCGATCCCGCATCGTAGTTCGCGCCCTTCGCAAATCCTCGGACGGCGTACGATCCGGCGGCAAGGTTGAAAATTTTGTAGTTTCCATCGCGATCCGCGATAGCGCTCGTCCCGACAGCCGGACTTCCCGTTTCCGACACGACAAGAGTGCCGGGTCTGTTGGATGGGACCTCCGCTATTCCATGGATCGAACCTGTTCCCGTACCGCCGGGTTGAGCGATTAAACCGATATCCGTCAGCGAAGACTGAACCACCCAATTTCCCTCGCCCGAATCCACCGCCGTGGAAAGATCGATGGGAATGGGCTGGCGCAGTCCGGAGGGGAACGTCTGATAGCCCGAAGCGTCCGCCCGTAACGTGATGTTCGCTGAAGCCGGCGCGCCCGACGTATCCCGCTCGGCAGGAACCGTCAGTTCATAGCCTCCCAAACTGTCTGATTCCGCCACGGTACTGATACCTGCACCGTTCCCATCCAATGCCACGACGCGCGCGTCCGCTACGGCCGATTGGTCGGCTAGATCGAATACGTCACCGCGCAAAACCAACGGCGCGAAGCAGCCGACGCTGCCGCCGGCCGTCATCTCGCAGACTTTGCCCGAGTCGCACCCGGTCTGGTTCGTGAAATCGCATGGTGCGTCGTCGCTGCATGCGCTGAACAGGAACATGGCAGGAATCACGGAAAAGATCGATCGATTGAGCTTCATAAGAACCTCCTTTATTCTGGAATGGTTAGTTTCGCACTTTCTTCCGTTTTTTTCCAAACCAATTGGGCGAACTCGTGGTGCCCGTTGACGGTATAAGGCGGTGTAGAGAGGGTCAAAAGATTGCGTCGTAAAATGGCCGCTCTCACCTGCCGGCTCCCGACCCAGTTTTCAAACCAGCTCCCCCGTACGTGGTGGATCACGCGGCCATGATGCACGCTGTACGGGCCGCAGTACGCAACGAAGGTTTCAAATGCATGAGCTTTCTCGCGCACCGTTCCGTCCATGTATTTCCCCGAACGGAATCGTTTTCGTTTTGTGGCCGTTAAAACCGCCGACATCCATCCCGAACGGGTGTACGTGAGATAACCGACCGGACTTGGACCAAACGGTTGTTTTGACTTTTGACCCTTTTGGAGAAGACGGTAGGAGACCAACTTCCAGACGCCGACCAGTTGATTTTTCGTCACGCGGGTTTTCGTCATCGGAGGAAATCGACCAACGTGTCGATTGAATCGATGGTCTGGCAGCGAATCGATTTTTGGGGATCGGACGTACCGGGGGGAACAAGCGCCTGCGCGAATCCCAGCTTCGAAGCTTCCTTGAGCCTCGCATCGCCCCGGGAAGCCACGCGAATTTCACCGGCCAGGCCCACTTCGCCGAATACAACCGCGTCGGTTGGAAAGATTTTTCCGAGAAAGCTGCTGACGACAGCCGCCACGACGGCGAGATCGGCGGCCGGCTCGACCAATCGGATGCCGCCGACCACATTTACATAAACGTCTTGCGTTTCCATTCGGAGGCCGGCCCGTTTTTCGAGAACGGCGAGG
It includes:
- a CDS encoding integration host factor subunit beta → MTKSDLIEKLSEQGKLSKKQAEMIVAHVFDSMTAAMKAGDRIEIRGFGSFKVKHYKPYVGRNPKTGDKVEVKSKKLPFFKVGKELKEIVDEKKESSPGPTS
- a CDS encoding TIGR03960 family B12-binding radical SAM protein, with the translated sequence MNHPYAEFLSRVERPARYVGGEFNSIAKPDVPIRFALAFPDIYEIGMSHLGFKILYNILNKEPDIAAERVFAPWPDLEAELRARKLPLISLDTFRSLADFDVVGFSLQYEMTYTNVLNMLDLCGIPLRSKNRTEEYPLIVAGGPCAMSPEPMSPFIDAFVIGDGEEIATELVRAWKGWRQEGVSRTEALAKLATWTGIYVPSCYETAIDSRNDLEVVTGPTSPEVRFPIQRRVVADINKFPFPDKSPVAFTEVVFDRLSVELARGCTEGCRFCQAGMIYRPVRERDPKQVIRTILNGLKNGGYSDASLTCLSTADYSAVSPLIRDLAHELKKQNASLGVSSLRAYGLPEDVMDKMAEVKATGLTFAPEAGTQRMRDVVAKNISEEEMVTAACRAFERGWRQVKTYFMIGLPTETDDDVVGIAETAKRVRHAGRKAAGGKPAEITVSVSSHVPKPHTPFQWAGMDSLEEIERKQRILAQLTRAYRLTFRKHNALISRIEGFLSRGDRRMGEVIERAFQKGCRFDGWDDHLKFDRWMEAISESGVDEQLYVRPLSLDSRLPWQHIDVGVTQEFLAQEYKRALAGRLSPPCGKPFGAKVHHTNLEEHEKDDRKLVCYHCGIACDLTQMRTERSQFLTGMKAFTPLPTVNAPVTRKVRIEPATASPGPRFRMRLTYTKLPPASYVSHLDLVRMIQRQVRRAEIDVAWTGGFHPRPDMEFGPALSLGVPSIGEIVDVVLREEYEPNDLIRRLNPVSDAGVQYLAAEPVAEGSKSLSASVVSADYVMSLPESVLEGVCARLGSDEPFVIERTKNGKTRSMNLRDDLMGFEPFPSMDLPDGLRETLSGHLIRIRLAIRPEGSIHMREVIEKLIGAGAAGAPYARIRLNLGESTPHDVGRSRPAANLMTIVSPLLNLENPL
- a CDS encoding carboxypeptidase-like regulatory domain-containing protein; the encoded protein is MKLNRSIFSVIPAMFLFSACSDDAPCDFTNQTGCDSGKVCEMTAGGSVGCFAPLVLRGDVFDLADQSAVADARVVALDGNGAGISTVAESDSLGGYELTVPAERDTSGAPASANITLRADASGYQTFPSGLRQPIPIDLSTAVDSGEGNWVVQSSLTDIGLIAQPGGTGTGSIHGIAEVPSNRPGTLVVSETGSPAVGTSAIADRDGNYKIFNLAAGSYAVRGFAKGANYDAGSVDLTDGQDAEVNLALNGEAAATLNGNVQIVNPGSGDATSIILVAESTFNSALVRGDAVPGLRAPDPGTDPNVSGAFTITGIPVGNYVVLAAFENDALVRDPDTCIAGTDILHQAFAAGESVDLSSGFKITGALDVISPGASGPEVVSGTPTFSWVDDSSEKSYHLTVLDSFGNKVWETDEAGHSGDDPSVPYGGTTVLESGMFYQFRVVSISNNDCELSQTEDLKGVFQIQ
- a CDS encoding lipocalin-like domain-containing protein — its product is MTKNQLVGVWKLVSYRLLQKGQKSKQPFGPSPVGYLTYTRSGWMSAVLTATKRKRFRSGKYMDGTVREKAHAFETFVAYCGPYSVHHGRVIHHVRGSWFENWVGSRQVRAAILRRNLLTLSTPPYTVNGHHEFAQLVWKKTEESAKLTIPE